The Fictibacillus arsenicus genome contains a region encoding:
- a CDS encoding DUF378 domain-containing protein produces MEWLKKLAALLVLIGALNWGLVGLFDFNAVTEIFGSAATVTKVIYSLIGLSGLWMLLSKYKS; encoded by the coding sequence ATGGAATGGTTAAAAAAATTAGCAGCATTGCTTGTTTTAATCGGAGCATTAAACTGGGGATTAGTCGGTCTTTTTGATTTTAATGCAGTTACAGAAATTTTTGGAAGCGCTGCCACAGTTACAAAAGTTATCTATAGTCTAATCGGGCTCTCAGGATTATGGATGCTTTTATCAAAATACAAATCATGA
- the acnA gene encoding aconitate hydratase AcnA, giving the protein MKKNDVFNARSTFDVNGKQYSYYRLGALEEAGIGNVSKLPYSVKVLLESVLRQYDGKVINKEHVENLAKWGTSELKDIDVPFKPSRVILQDFTGVPAVVDLASLRKAMKDMGGDPSQINPDIPVDLVVDHSVQVDKAGTEDSLAYNMNLEFARNEERYKLLSWAQSAFDNYRAVPPATGIVHQVNLEYLAPVVLTSESEGDTIAFPDSLVGTDSHTTMINGLGVLGWGVGGIEAEAGMLGQPSYFPVPEVIGVKLTGSLPNGTTATDLALKVTQVLREKKVVGKFVEFFGPGLAEMPLADRATVSNMAPEYGATCGFFPVDEEALNYMRLTGRTEEQIQLVEAYCKENGLFYTAGDADPEFTDIVEIDLSEIEPNLSGPKRPQDLIPLSQMKDSFNKALVAPQGNAGFGLTADEINREVTVKHPGNETSTMKTGAVAIAAITSCTNTSNPYVMLGAGLVAKKAVEKGLKVPGYVKTSLAPGSKVVTRYLEEAGLMNYMNQLGFNLVGYGCTTCIGNSGPLALEVENAISKNDLTVASVLSGNRNFEGRIHPLVKANYLASPPLVVAYALAGTVNFNLQSDSFGTDKDGNEVYFKDIWPTSEEINEAMKMAVTPELFKKEYERVFDENERWNELKTSADQLYAFDTSSTYIQNPPFFEELSAELKEIQPLKDLKLIAKFGDSVTTDHISPAGAIGKDTPAGRYLIKNGVEPRDFNSYGSRRGNHEVMMRGTFANIRIRNAVAPGTEGGWTTYWPTNEVMSIYDAAMKYKENGTGLMVIAGKDYGMGSSRDWAAKGTTLLGIQTVLAESFERIHRSNLVLMGVLPLQFKDGESAETFGLTGKETFTVQVDETVKPRDLVKVTAVFEDGTEKSFEVVARFDSEVEIEYYRHGGILPMVLRNKLAHSSQKQN; this is encoded by the coding sequence ATGAAAAAGAATGATGTATTTAATGCCCGTTCTACTTTTGATGTCAACGGTAAGCAATATAGCTACTACCGTTTAGGAGCGTTAGAAGAAGCGGGAATTGGTAACGTATCAAAGTTGCCTTACTCTGTAAAAGTTTTATTGGAATCTGTACTTAGACAGTATGATGGAAAAGTAATTAACAAAGAGCATGTTGAAAACCTTGCGAAATGGGGTACAAGTGAACTCAAAGATATCGATGTTCCTTTTAAGCCATCTCGTGTTATCCTTCAAGACTTTACAGGAGTGCCGGCTGTAGTTGATTTAGCTTCACTTCGTAAAGCAATGAAAGATATGGGTGGAGATCCTTCACAAATCAATCCTGATATTCCAGTTGACCTTGTTGTTGACCACTCTGTTCAGGTTGATAAAGCAGGAACTGAAGATTCGTTGGCATATAACATGAACCTAGAATTTGCTCGTAACGAAGAGCGTTATAAGCTATTAAGCTGGGCTCAATCAGCATTTGACAACTACCGTGCAGTTCCGCCGGCAACTGGTATCGTTCACCAAGTAAACTTAGAGTACTTGGCACCAGTTGTACTTACAAGTGAATCAGAAGGGGATACAATTGCGTTTCCTGATTCATTAGTTGGTACTGATTCACATACTACAATGATCAATGGTTTAGGTGTACTCGGTTGGGGTGTAGGCGGAATTGAAGCAGAAGCTGGAATGTTAGGACAGCCTTCGTATTTCCCTGTGCCTGAAGTTATCGGTGTTAAACTTACTGGCTCACTTCCAAACGGAACAACTGCAACTGACCTTGCATTAAAAGTAACGCAAGTTCTGCGTGAAAAGAAGGTTGTAGGGAAGTTTGTAGAATTCTTCGGACCTGGTCTTGCGGAAATGCCGCTTGCTGACCGTGCAACAGTATCGAACATGGCGCCTGAATATGGGGCTACTTGCGGATTCTTCCCAGTTGATGAAGAAGCGCTGAACTACATGAGACTGACTGGCAGAACGGAAGAACAAATTCAGCTAGTTGAAGCATACTGCAAAGAAAACGGATTATTCTACACTGCAGGCGATGCTGATCCTGAATTTACAGATATTGTTGAAATCGACCTTTCAGAGATCGAACCAAACCTTTCTGGACCAAAACGTCCTCAAGATCTAATTCCTTTATCTCAAATGAAAGACAGCTTTAATAAAGCTCTAGTAGCTCCGCAAGGAAATGCTGGCTTCGGTTTAACTGCTGATGAGATCAATAGGGAAGTTACAGTTAAGCATCCAGGAAATGAAACTTCTACAATGAAAACTGGTGCTGTAGCTATTGCTGCTATTACAAGCTGTACAAACACATCTAACCCGTATGTAATGCTTGGAGCAGGTCTAGTTGCTAAAAAAGCAGTTGAAAAAGGGTTGAAAGTACCTGGCTATGTAAAAACATCTTTAGCTCCAGGTTCTAAAGTTGTAACGCGGTATCTTGAAGAAGCTGGCTTGATGAACTACATGAATCAATTAGGTTTTAACCTTGTAGGCTACGGCTGTACGACATGTATCGGTAACTCCGGTCCATTAGCACTTGAAGTCGAAAATGCGATTTCTAAAAATGACTTAACAGTTGCATCAGTTCTTTCAGGAAACAGAAACTTTGAAGGACGTATCCACCCGCTTGTAAAAGCTAACTATTTGGCTTCACCACCATTAGTTGTTGCTTATGCACTTGCAGGTACAGTGAACTTCAACCTGCAATCTGATTCTTTCGGAACAGATAAGGACGGCAACGAAGTTTACTTCAAAGATATCTGGCCAACTTCTGAAGAAATTAATGAAGCAATGAAAATGGCTGTTACACCCGAATTGTTTAAGAAAGAATATGAGCGTGTATTTGACGAGAACGAACGCTGGAATGAGTTGAAAACTTCAGCAGATCAGTTATACGCATTTGATACTTCTTCAACATATATTCAAAACCCGCCGTTCTTTGAAGAACTTTCAGCAGAGTTAAAAGAGATTCAGCCTCTTAAAGATCTAAAACTGATTGCTAAGTTTGGTGATTCAGTAACAACTGATCACATTTCTCCAGCAGGGGCAATTGGTAAAGATACACCAGCAGGAAGATATTTAATTAAAAATGGGGTAGAGCCTCGCGACTTTAACTCATATGGTTCTCGACGCGGAAACCATGAAGTAATGATGCGCGGAACGTTTGCAAACATTCGTATCCGCAATGCTGTTGCTCCTGGAACTGAAGGAGGCTGGACAACTTACTGGCCTACAAATGAAGTTATGAGCATTTATGATGCAGCAATGAAATATAAAGAAAACGGTACTGGCCTTATGGTTATCGCAGGTAAAGATTATGGTATGGGATCATCCCGTGACTGGGCTGCAAAAGGTACAACGCTTCTAGGTATTCAAACTGTTCTGGCTGAAAGCTTTGAACGTATTCACCGCAGTAACTTAGTGCTTATGGGTGTTCTTCCTCTTCAATTTAAAGATGGAGAAAGCGCTGAAACATTCGGCTTAACAGGCAAAGAGACATTTACTGTACAAGTTGATGAGACAGTTAAGCCTCGTGACCTTGTAAAAGTTACAGCTGTTTTTGAAGACGGAACTGAAAAATCGTTTGAAGTTGTTGCACGTTTCGATAGTGAAGTTGAGATCGAATACTACCGTCATGGCGGTATCCTTCCGATGGTACTTCGTAATAAGCTTGCACATTCTTCACAAAAACAAAATTAA
- a CDS encoding FbpB family small basic protein — MRKNRKMSFRELVNENKRQLLKDESYLEQLEKKLDEKHTRNG; from the coding sequence ATGAGAAAGAACAGAAAGATGAGTTTTCGTGAACTTGTTAATGAAAATAAACGCCAGCTGTTAAAAGATGAATCTTATCTTGAACAGCTTGAAAAAAAGCTGGATGAAAAGCATACAAGAAATGGCTGA
- a CDS encoding acid-soluble spore protein N, whose translation MSNPKRFPEDFVPNHIGTQPRESNSNNGKKMANKSHDHADYVPPKGK comes from the coding sequence TTGAGTAATCCAAAACGCTTTCCAGAAGATTTTGTTCCAAACCATATTGGCACACAGCCAAGAGAAAGCAATAGTAACAATGGAAAAAAGATGGCGAATAAGTCACATGATCATGCTGACTATGTTCCTCCAAAAGGCAAATAA
- the tlp gene encoding small acid-soluble spore protein Tlp, whose translation MQKPNKDDRSNNVERLEQMVENTQQNIQEANETADNTNLTASQKEQIKEKNQHRQESIEQFQIEIQEEKAYREGNDLQ comes from the coding sequence ATGCAAAAACCAAACAAAGATGACCGCAGCAATAACGTTGAGCGCTTAGAGCAAATGGTCGAAAATACACAGCAAAACATTCAAGAAGCTAATGAAACAGCTGATAACACGAATTTAACTGCTAGCCAAAAAGAGCAGATTAAAGAAAAGAATCAGCATAGACAAGAGTCGATCGAACAGTTTCAGATTGAAATCCAGGAAGAAAAAGCCTACAGAGAAGGCAATGATCTTCAATAA
- a CDS encoding acyl-CoA thioesterase, protein MKFIETIVDVRYAETDQMGVVYHANYLVWFEIGRTKLIESLGFKYADMEAQGILSPVTDIQASYKKPLTYGQQAIIKTAIKEYSGIKVVYAYEIYNENHELCVTGISTHVCVKKENFRPISIKKYFPEWHNAYVNASSGS, encoded by the coding sequence ATGAAGTTTATTGAAACAATTGTTGATGTAAGATATGCAGAAACAGATCAGATGGGTGTCGTATACCATGCAAATTATTTAGTATGGTTTGAAATCGGAAGAACAAAACTCATCGAGTCTCTCGGATTTAAATATGCTGATATGGAAGCACAAGGTATCCTTTCTCCTGTAACTGACATTCAAGCATCATATAAAAAACCGTTAACGTATGGTCAGCAGGCGATTATCAAAACTGCGATAAAAGAATATTCAGGTATTAAAGTAGTATATGCTTATGAGATTTATAACGAAAATCATGAGTTGTGTGTAACGGGAATTTCTACGCATGTTTGTGTAAAAAAGGAAAACTTCCGTCCGATCTCTATAAAGAAATACTTTCCTGAATGGCATAACGCATATGTAAATGCGAGCAGTGGATCATAA
- a CDS encoding HesB/YadR/YfhF family protein: MKIHMSEETAGYIIKDFQAVEGKKIRFFVRLGGCSTVQDGFSLGINKDTPKHPAAVLDIQNHEFFIEEEDEWFFDQKDLTVSVKNDEIKFDFHNENK, translated from the coding sequence TTGAAAATTCACATGAGCGAAGAAACAGCAGGATATATCATTAAAGACTTTCAAGCAGTAGAAGGTAAAAAAATTCGTTTTTTTGTCCGCTTGGGAGGCTGCAGCACGGTTCAAGATGGATTTTCTCTTGGAATTAATAAAGATACACCAAAGCATCCAGCAGCTGTATTAGACATACAAAATCATGAATTTTTTATTGAAGAAGAAGATGAATGGTTCTTTGACCAAAAGGATTTAACTGTTTCAGTTAAAAACGATGAAATTAAATTTGATTTTCATAACGAAAATAAATAG
- the asd gene encoding archaetidylserine decarboxylase (Phosphatidylserine decarboxylase is synthesized as a single chain precursor. Generation of the pyruvoyl active site from a Ser is coupled to cleavage of a Gly-Ser bond between the larger (beta) and smaller (alpha chains). It is an integral membrane protein.) — translation MKQRVARLVLTLLPQNKISSIVGKAGRSKLSKRYVKRYAKHYKINLSEIEKPIHEYAHLTEFFSRKLKQDARPICGEESEAISPVDGLITQMGRIEKGTIIQAKGISYPVQKLLADEDNADFESGHFITIYLSPKDYHRIHMPVKGEVYSSTYIPGRLFPVNDIGVNHVKGLFTKNERVVTFADTDYGKLAIVKVGAFIVGSVKVKYDEKVRKWKKIMKTNVAPVTYEKGDEVGHFEFGSTVILLFEDKDFSFDKSLAVGKSVRMGEIIGKHPASSKQKEYTASN, via the coding sequence ATGAAACAACGAGTTGCAAGGTTAGTTTTAACCTTATTGCCGCAAAATAAAATTTCATCAATCGTCGGTAAAGCCGGACGTTCGAAACTTAGCAAACGATATGTGAAACGTTATGCTAAACATTATAAAATTAACCTATCTGAAATAGAGAAGCCAATTCATGAATATGCCCATCTTACTGAGTTCTTCTCAAGAAAACTTAAACAGGACGCACGGCCGATTTGTGGTGAAGAATCAGAGGCGATTTCACCTGTAGATGGACTTATCACACAAATGGGACGTATTGAAAAGGGGACGATTATCCAAGCCAAAGGAATATCATACCCTGTACAAAAACTCCTTGCGGATGAAGACAATGCAGACTTCGAAAGCGGTCACTTTATAACCATATATTTAAGTCCGAAAGATTATCATCGAATCCACATGCCAGTTAAAGGAGAAGTTTATAGTTCTACGTACATTCCGGGACGTCTTTTCCCAGTTAATGATATTGGTGTTAATCATGTTAAGGGACTATTTACTAAAAATGAACGTGTCGTAACATTTGCTGATACAGACTATGGCAAGCTCGCAATCGTAAAAGTGGGAGCATTTATTGTTGGAAGTGTAAAGGTTAAATATGATGAAAAAGTTCGTAAATGGAAGAAAATCATGAAAACGAACGTTGCTCCTGTAACGTATGAAAAAGGAGATGAAGTAGGTCACTTTGAGTTTGGGTCTACAGTCATCTTATTGTTTGAAGATAAGGATTTTTCATTTGATAAATCCCTTGCAGTCGGAAAGTCTGTGCGCATGGGAGAAATTATTGGAAAGCATCCAGCATCATCAAAACAGAAAGAGTATACGGCATCTAATTGA
- a CDS encoding uracil-DNA glycosylase family protein, with protein sequence MLRIKEFFEKAKASYSVPDIARDSKMIFILESPHKEELKAGVPLAGLSGRSMARELFLQEDILPMGKYLKQITENNKQTFYGIVNVCPFPLQQSAYPEKQFIQKFKGELEIAEAIRKSTANQFKDENKALFNKLLIHDFQDRLKRTMEDDSIIVPCGKFAEKYVNQLAMRDKLNIIKGVPHPSYNSWSRERYRDVIQIVRDQDKKRTS encoded by the coding sequence ATGCTCAGAATAAAAGAATTTTTTGAAAAAGCAAAAGCCAGTTACAGTGTGCCTGATATTGCACGTGATTCCAAAATGATCTTTATCTTGGAATCTCCTCATAAAGAAGAACTTAAGGCAGGAGTACCTCTTGCCGGGCTTTCGGGAAGATCAATGGCAAGGGAACTTTTTTTGCAAGAAGATATACTTCCTATGGGAAAATACTTAAAACAGATTACTGAAAATAATAAACAGACTTTTTACGGAATTGTCAACGTTTGTCCTTTTCCTCTGCAGCAATCGGCTTATCCTGAAAAACAATTTATTCAAAAATTCAAAGGCGAATTGGAAATTGCAGAAGCTATCCGTAAAAGCACAGCAAATCAATTTAAAGATGAAAATAAGGCACTGTTCAATAAACTGCTAATACATGATTTTCAAGATCGATTGAAAAGAACAATGGAAGATGATTCGATTATCGTGCCATGCGGAAAATTCGCGGAAAAGTATGTAAATCAATTAGCAATGAGGGACAAGCTGAATATAATAAAAGGAGTGCCGCATCCTTCTTATAATTCATGGTCAAGAGAACGGTATAGAGATGTTATCCAAATTGTCAGAGATCAAGATAAAAAACGAACCTCCTAA
- a CDS encoding Na+/H+ antiporter NhaC family protein — MSSSWVSVIPFLVVIPIAIKTKQVLPGLIAGLLTGSYLLKPTFVGGLEKMVQFLVKGLIDPKNIKILVFLYAFSGLISMIKLSGGIRGFVEEASSRIQTKKGALFLTYASTIGTFAAPSFRFVTIAPIMRALLKKVKMSTQELGFVIETTATPIIVLIPIATAFVGYMTSIVDISLKNENLSGDPYSLFLQSIPYNFFSFVMIIVGVYLSFFHHSKSTEESDPDNVGEKEDDDWHNCDPAVGKELPNKPWNLIIPLILVVSLTLLLTWWDGYKKSGGFLKAFISADVMDAMLIALLFTSIFTFLFLRIQRMKTGDLLNGFIFGGNELMSVIVLLAVVWGLSSVTEELGFSAFVSKYAGWIPASVIVPLLFLFGCAVSYFIGSAWGTWGILMPLGVSMAGVAGVSLPLVIGAVFASGTFGAFASPLSDDTNTIARILNLSVIKYARYKLKPALIAAGITAVLYGVTVFFF, encoded by the coding sequence ATGAGCAGTAGCTGGGTTTCAGTCATACCGTTTTTAGTTGTAATACCGATCGCAATAAAAACAAAACAAGTGCTGCCAGGTTTAATTGCGGGACTTTTAACAGGTTCTTATCTCCTTAAACCTACCTTTGTAGGAGGACTTGAGAAAATGGTGCAGTTTCTTGTAAAAGGACTGATTGACCCTAAGAATATTAAAATTTTAGTTTTTTTGTATGCTTTTTCAGGATTGATCTCGATGATAAAGCTTTCCGGCGGCATCAGGGGTTTTGTTGAAGAAGCATCCAGCAGAATTCAAACTAAAAAAGGTGCTCTTTTTTTAACTTATGCTTCAACAATAGGGACTTTTGCTGCACCTAGTTTCCGTTTTGTAACGATCGCTCCGATAATGAGAGCGTTGTTAAAGAAGGTGAAAATGTCAACTCAAGAACTCGGCTTTGTTATTGAAACAACAGCCACGCCGATCATCGTTTTAATACCCATCGCTACAGCTTTCGTAGGCTATATGACATCTATCGTAGATATCTCACTTAAAAATGAGAATCTAAGCGGAGATCCATATTCGTTATTTCTCCAAAGCATTCCATATAACTTCTTTTCTTTCGTAATGATCATCGTTGGTGTTTATTTAAGTTTCTTTCACCATTCAAAATCAACGGAAGAAAGCGATCCGGATAATGTAGGAGAAAAAGAAGATGATGATTGGCATAATTGTGATCCTGCCGTAGGAAAAGAGCTGCCTAACAAACCTTGGAATTTAATAATCCCTTTGATCTTAGTCGTTTCTCTCACTCTTCTCCTGACATGGTGGGATGGCTATAAAAAATCTGGAGGATTCTTAAAAGCATTCATTTCAGCAGATGTTATGGATGCTATGCTGATTGCTCTTCTGTTCACCTCGATCTTTACGTTCCTCTTTTTAAGAATCCAGCGCATGAAGACAGGCGATCTATTGAATGGTTTTATATTCGGAGGCAATGAGCTTATGAGCGTCATTGTTTTGCTGGCTGTAGTCTGGGGACTTTCCTCTGTAACTGAAGAGCTCGGTTTTTCTGCTTTCGTTTCAAAATACGCAGGATGGATACCAGCTTCAGTAATTGTACCTTTATTGTTCTTATTCGGCTGTGCAGTATCCTATTTTATCGGTTCTGCTTGGGGTACTTGGGGGATTTTAATGCCTCTTGGGGTTTCAATGGCAGGAGTTGCGGGCGTATCACTGCCACTAGTGATTGGAGCTGTTTTTGCGAGTGGTACTTTTGGAGCTTTTGCTTCCCCGCTAAGCGACGATACGAACACGATCGCGCGGATTTTAAATTTATCAGTAATTAAATATGCACGTTACAAACTGAAACCCGCACTTATTGCTGCTGGTATTACAGCAGTACTATATGGAGTTACGGTCTTTTTCTTTTGA
- a CDS encoding DEAD/DEAH box helicase gives MTTFQELGLSPELLQSINNMGFEEATPIQRDTIPTAFKGTDLIGQAQTGTGKTAAFGIPLIEKMDTKSRLVQGIVLAPTRELAVQVAEELNKIGQFKGIKTLPIYGGQSIVRQIKALKNGPHIIVGTPGRVQDHINRKTLKLDRVHTVVLDEADEMLNMGFVEDIEKILENVPTERHTMLFSATMPKQIQNLAAKFMKDVLLIKVKASEMTVKNIEQEYVEVKERQKFDALCRFMDIHSPELAIVFGRTKRRVDELSEALSKRGYSAEGIHGDLPQAKRDKVLRAFKNNTIEVLVATDVAARGLDISGVSHVYNFDIPQDPESYVHRIGRTGRAGKTGYALTFITPREIDHLYTIEKITKRKMVKRVIPSVSEAMEGQQQITLEKLMEVVEEDNFSGYKQTAVELLEENDSVTLLAAALKLLTKEPDTTPISLTDEPPLSVKKRRPNNRFSDRRRSGSGGKREGGGGRDRRSGFSKGERSGSREGGSRSGGRDQSYRSQKRVREDFKNRG, from the coding sequence TTGACAACATTTCAAGAACTGGGATTAAGTCCCGAGTTGCTTCAATCAATCAACAATATGGGGTTTGAGGAAGCAACACCAATTCAGCGTGATACTATTCCTACAGCATTTAAAGGTACTGACTTAATTGGTCAGGCTCAAACAGGTACTGGGAAAACAGCTGCCTTTGGAATTCCGCTAATTGAAAAAATGGATACAAAATCACGACTCGTGCAAGGTATCGTTTTAGCACCGACGAGAGAATTAGCTGTTCAAGTTGCTGAAGAACTTAATAAAATCGGACAATTTAAAGGTATTAAAACTCTTCCGATCTATGGTGGACAATCGATTGTTCGACAAATAAAAGCATTGAAAAACGGACCGCATATTATTGTAGGAACACCAGGTCGAGTTCAGGATCATATCAACAGAAAGACATTAAAGCTTGATAGAGTTCATACAGTGGTATTGGACGAAGCTGATGAAATGCTAAACATGGGGTTTGTTGAAGATATCGAAAAGATCTTGGAAAACGTTCCAACAGAACGCCACACGATGCTTTTCTCTGCAACAATGCCAAAACAAATACAAAACCTTGCAGCAAAATTCATGAAAGATGTCTTACTTATTAAAGTAAAAGCTTCTGAAATGACAGTTAAGAACATTGAACAAGAATATGTTGAAGTGAAAGAACGTCAAAAATTTGATGCGCTTTGCCGCTTCATGGACATTCACTCTCCAGAGCTTGCCATCGTTTTCGGACGTACGAAGCGCCGTGTAGATGAATTATCTGAAGCGTTGAGTAAACGTGGATATTCAGCTGAAGGTATACATGGTGATCTTCCGCAAGCAAAACGTGATAAAGTATTGCGTGCATTTAAAAACAATACAATCGAAGTGCTTGTTGCTACTGACGTAGCAGCACGCGGTCTTGATATCTCTGGTGTATCTCATGTATATAATTTTGATATCCCTCAAGATCCTGAAAGCTACGTTCACCGTATTGGACGTACTGGACGTGCAGGGAAAACAGGTTATGCATTAACGTTTATTACTCCACGTGAGATCGATCACTTATATACGATTGAAAAAATCACTAAGCGTAAAATGGTTAAACGAGTGATTCCTTCAGTTTCTGAAGCAATGGAAGGACAACAGCAGATCACGCTTGAAAAGTTGATGGAAGTTGTTGAAGAAGATAACTTTAGCGGTTATAAGCAAACAGCAGTTGAATTATTGGAAGAGAATGATTCTGTTACGCTTTTAGCAGCTGCTTTAAAACTTCTTACAAAAGAGCCTGATACAACTCCGATCAGCTTAACAGACGAGCCGCCTTTATCAGTTAAAAAGCGCCGTCCAAACAATCGTTTCTCTGACCGCAGACGTTCTGGTTCTGGAGGCAAAAGAGAAGGTGGAGGCGGAAGAGACCGTCGTTCTGGCTTCTCAAAAGGTGAAAGAAGCGGATCTCGTGAAGGCGGAAGCCGAAGCGGAGGACGTGACCAGTCATACCGTTCACAAAAACGCGTGCGTGAAGATTTTAAAAACAGAGGATAA
- a CDS encoding metallophosphoesterase family protein — translation MKKILILADTHMPKKGKELPEHFLSVLKEGVDFIIHAGDWSEKSVYEELSLYAPVYGVRGNVEKDEWAKQLPEKKVLQAEHMKIAIVHGHLGKGRTTPDRAFQSCIDDKTDLIVFGHSHIPFMEKRDKIILFNPGSPTDKRRQKKFSYGLLTINSNDYELQHHYFT, via the coding sequence ATGAAAAAAATATTGATTTTAGCTGATACTCATATGCCTAAGAAAGGTAAAGAACTTCCTGAGCATTTCCTTAGTGTGCTTAAAGAAGGTGTTGATTTTATCATTCATGCAGGAGACTGGTCGGAAAAATCTGTGTATGAGGAGTTAAGTCTCTATGCACCCGTTTATGGTGTAAGAGGGAACGTAGAAAAAGATGAATGGGCTAAACAGCTTCCTGAGAAAAAGGTGCTACAGGCAGAACATATGAAGATTGCAATCGTGCATGGCCATCTGGGCAAAGGAAGAACTACACCAGATAGAGCTTTTCAATCATGTATTGATGATAAAACAGACCTAATCGTTTTTGGTCATTCACATATCCCTTTTATGGAGAAACGGGATAAGATCATCTTATTTAATCCGGGTTCACCCACCGATAAACGAAGGCAGAAAAAGTTCTCCTATGGCTTATTAACGATAAATTCTAATGATTATGAATTACAGCACCACTATTTCACATGA
- a CDS encoding GNAT family N-acetyltransferase, whose protein sequence is MKSGETFSFEAKNGETIILRPVDEKDAQDIIKHVETIVKAGRYLHKEEPRSLEEEIKFILETRLKGNMYTAVERKGKVVGIARVLKGELEMKKHTGIFRTWIHQESQGLGIGKQVMNYTLRWARTNNLHKLWLTVFSGNEKAVMVYEKAEFIIEGRQKNQAIIDGKFEDEIFMAYFFESKKEN, encoded by the coding sequence ATGAAGAGCGGGGAAACTTTTTCCTTTGAAGCTAAAAACGGAGAAACGATTATATTGCGCCCTGTTGATGAAAAGGATGCCCAAGATATCATTAAGCATGTTGAGACGATTGTTAAAGCAGGAAGATACCTTCATAAAGAAGAACCGCGCTCTTTAGAAGAAGAAATTAAATTTATACTTGAAACAAGGTTAAAAGGTAACATGTACACAGCAGTTGAACGCAAGGGAAAAGTCGTGGGGATAGCTAGAGTTTTAAAAGGCGAACTCGAGATGAAAAAACATACCGGTATATTCAGGACGTGGATTCACCAAGAATCCCAAGGCCTCGGGATTGGCAAACAAGTCATGAACTATACTTTAAGATGGGCACGTACAAACAACTTACATAAGTTATGGCTTACTGTTTTTTCAGGAAATGAGAAAGCAGTAATGGTATATGAAAAAGCTGAATTTATTATAGAAGGCAGACAAAAGAATCAGGCGATCATTGATGGTAAATTTGAAGATGAGATTTTTATGGCCTATTTTTTTGAATCGAAGAAAGAGAATTAA